ggtataataataataataataataataataataataataataataatgcattttatttaaaggtgcctttcaaagcactcaaggaaaCCTTACAAGgcaaatataacacaacaacagtacatcaaacaatataaatcaggtaacgtttagtgcaaagataaagaaataaatatgaatgtgactataaagtgcatcagtacaataaataaacaagaacgtgattgcatagttagtgtgagacagagtatgcagctctgaataggtgcgttttcaggcgagatttaaaggtggaaacagagtcagaagtgcgaatgtctggtgggagagagttccagaggcgggggggggcagatcggctgaaggctcttgaccccatgatggtagttaagttggcagatggggcaaagagctggttggcagaggaggatcggagtgttcgggaaggtgtgtagatgtgaatcagttccgagagatatgatggtgccaggttgtgaaggatcttgtaagtgaggagtagaatcttaaagtcaatgcaggatttgatagagagccaatgaagttgctgcagggcaggagtgtaTGTAAGCAGAGGTGCAATTTAGGagctcaaatgttttatttttcatgtatgGGCCAAATGCTCAACACTGGACCAGATCTTGTTCTTCTATCCTGAACGTCTCTCTGTTTCTTCACCCAGATTTGCGTAAACAGGCCAGGCAGCTGGAGAATGAGCTGGACCTCAAGCTGGTCTCCTTTAGCAAGCTCTGCAccagctacagcagcagcaaccgaGACCAGCGGACAAGGTGAGCAGCACAGACCTCACTCTGCTTTAACCATGTGGATGCACACTGATATACAATCTGAATATATGTGTTACTTCATCCTGCAATACCTCAAATATACTTATGTCATGTTTTGTCTTATACTTTGTCATTTTGTATACCTGGTCCTgaagaaatgtatatttaaattcagccatatttattttaattggaaTTTACTAATAAAACTTTTCCTTTGATCTATAAATCAGGTCCGATTCTGTTGGCTCATCTCATGACAACATGCTGGTGGCGATGACTACTGAGCTGGAGCAGCTCCTGACCAATGTAAGTCAAATGTCACACCATGAacttaaaggttttttttatggtttcctGCAGTAGGAGTCTGAGGGGCTTACTCTGAGGTCAGGTAACAGGATGCcagaatatttaaaagaaaaaaaagaaatgaccaACCCACCAAAGCAGACAGTGCTGTCCTAAATTGTTATATATTGGGAATACTATTATAAATTTGGCTTATacttattttaatacatttacattattttactgtttgccCAATAAAAAGCACAATTTTCTAAATTTAAGTGAGGTGGtttgatatttaaatttaaattataacCATTACACAACTGTACAATCTGGCAATAAAAGGACCCTCACAGCGACAGCCTGGACTAAattcactaaattcactttaaattgtatattgcactatatttttaggtttatttttattttattttattttattttattttattttattttattttatttctgcactttatcataaagcctcatcctcagaccttgttgttcttattttagtattttagtttttagtatttagtttttcttcttatttagtatttagtatttaatgtttaagtatattgttctttgatgtctttgtgtattaagctgctggaccctaaatttccccaaggggatcaataaagtttacaaatctatctatctatctatctatctatctatctatctatctatctatctatctatctatctatctatctatctatctatctatctatctatctatctatctatctatctatctatctatctaccattatttttttaaaaatcatttaccacaaaaaaaccccataaacattgttttcatgACTTCTTGACCtcagttttgtatttttcttggcAGCTAACAGCAGTCAACGACAAAATGGCAGAATACACGAACACCCCGGGAGCTTCGTCGCATAATGCAGCACTGATGCACACcttacagagacacagagacattttACAGGTATATTAATACTGTTAACTTTTtctaacattatttatttttatcatcaatatcatctcATCGTGTATTCCTCACTGTAGttgacatctttcttttttttttctctgtaggaCTATACTCATGAGTTCCACAAAACCAAGAGCAACTTCTTCAGCCTGCGAGAACGAGAGGACCTGCTGGGTTCTGTTCACAGAGACATTGAGTAAGAACCTTCACCCATCccataaatgcaaataaatgacatattgtTAGTAAATGTAAAGTATGTCTTCCTACATTCACCACAGCAGTGTTCACTGACTGCTTTGGGGTGTGTTTATGGTGCGTATTTAATCACTGTTGATAAGGTTATGAGGCAGTTAAATTACTTTTAATAGAGCTTAATTGTAACAGGTCTAAGTGCAGTATGTAGTGGATACTTTAAAGACCCAGAATTCATCATTACACATGAGGATATTTGTGAAGATTAATTTTTGGTTTGGAGTTGGCTGATTGGATGAGATTCAGcatccagcaaaaaaaaaaaaaagcacatttgttgtgtaaaatgatgtattttgatGGAGCCCAGGACAAACTCTGGTAAGTCTGGTTTATACTTTTCTTGGACATTTAGATGTTAGAAGTTATGTAAATTTTATACTAGTTTTACATACCAAGGTCAGTTTACTAGTCAATTTAGGATCTAAAGTTTGacacaaagtttgtttttctatctATCTCTTGCAACTTTATGGAGGTACACTATTAAATcatctttttgtcctttttttgagTTGAGTTAAGTTTGAGTTTATTTcgatcaacaaaaaaataaatagaaccacaaaaaaaaccaaacagtaaCACATCCCTCTAACAACAGAGCTGCATGGCTGATGGAAAGGGTCAGGGCTGAAGCTACAAGCTTATAGATGCTCTAACCTTTAaaccatacatgtaaatatatgtatatacattacctatacataaacaaacaaacatacatgccatctacacacatatacacacacctacatgtacATACTCAGCAAATACCaagcaaaacatttaacattagtcCCATAAATCATTCCCCACCTTCAAGACTGTATCTttccaaaatgaaatgttttaacttatttttaaattgcaccagatttttactttttttgatcTCATCAGTCAACTTGTTCCACGGCTTCACCCAATTTAATGAGTTATGTCGGTATAATTGACTTTTCCCTCCTTAATTCCTTCTGTCACTAGTTTTTATGTATACCAATGCtctcattttcatcttttcttcccttcttttccttttttgacttttgttaTATTGTCATTAACCAGTAGGAGGCAGAAATGTCCACTTTGTTGCTGATTTCCCCCACCCTGTAATAGTCCCCATTCCCTCTATCATGTTTCATCCTCTAATAAGAGGCACCTCCTCTTATTAGCTGAtgtttccccctctctctctctctcactctctctctcactctttctctctctttgtattgctctctttctctgggGATATCTTTCCTAAGTGCCTTCTACAGTAAATCAAAGCGCAAGGCTTTCATTCAGCCAAAGCTGCAAGAGAGCGGTTACATCTGGCCTGCCTGATACACAGAAAGGCTTTATCAGGGGGATGAGGGCGAGACAAAGGCAGTCACAGCgaaagaaagatagatggatggaaagagAACAAGACATTGTTGTGTTCTAATGTTGACTGATTGCAAAATGATGACGGTGAATTTAAATtatgcacacagacatgagaggTGTGGAGGAACAGTTGAAGAAGAAGGCAACAGGGCAGATCATGGATGATGAATTGATGATTAATCCAAAGAGGGAGGAGATGGTGTAAATAAGAGATGCAGGACAGAGTCGGGGGTTAAGCAGTGCTAATCACTTAAAAGCCTTAACGCAGGAAGTACAGAATCAGCATCCAGTCATCAGTTAATAGGAGAGAGTCAAATGCTGAAGCAAAGACTGGACAAAATTGTTTTTAGTGAcaatttcttctgttttggCCTGAAATTCTGCTGCACCCAGTCGGAAAGACGATCAAACATGATTATGAAGTTTAGGTTGCTGCATTAGCTTTTCATGGAGGGCATGTCATGTGTATCAGAACAGGCATATGGTAGTCTACACACATCCACCCAACAGGGAGGTTTGTACGACTGTGGTACactcaggcggggagttccagtcctctgaaatgatgccaacgcggaagtaacttaaaactgcattctatcaaaaggccaccagggggcgaccgttttggtgtcaaaaggacttccgtctctatacaagtcaatggagaattcaccaacttctcatttgatttctaacctcagtaaacgttttcaaaatgtgtttatggtctcaatcgctagtttaaagccttcttcaatgcagtatgatgttcatttgtgaaattttgggctccctgattttatatgtgacgataaagcagggtatgcattagggcgtggctacgtcgtgattgacaggttgattggttcacaggttcaggagggcgcctcatgctcctcctgatgcccatataagtagaatctgtgtttgttttttttacccggcatgcaccggaaattttcaagatggcgctgctcagatccgatgctattcgcttccaagcagcagtccacaaaccaatgggtgacgtcacggatgttacgtccattttatatacagtctatgggtacACTCTGGGAATTAGTAACGAGTAAACAGTGATGATCTAACATCTCTGGCATTATTCAACTTTTAACTAatttattaaatgtacattaatAGCCAATTGTTTCAAAAGATGCATACCCCTCCGTTTACATATAGACCCCACACTTTCtctgttaaataaaggcaaaaaaaaaagtctcatttGTTGTATCCCATTTCCAGCTGTCAGCCCTGTCCACCATCATTTAATGTTTCTCTCTTATGTGTTTTCTTACGCAGGTCCTACAAGAGCGGTTCAGGGGTGAATAACAGACGGACAGAGCTCTTCCTGAAGGAACATGAACATCTCAGAAGGTAAGAACTTATAACTTAGAATCACTGGAGCATCACTACACTAATATATTTCAGATGCTTAAAATTAGCGTTGTGTGATACTTTACCTTCATGATGATTACTAAGTGTCTGAAATCTCAATTTACTGCTCACTACTGAGTAAactatgtactgtatgttatatCAAAAGTGATGAATGATTAGTTAGTAAGAGTTAATGatgagtgatttcagacacagtcaCACCTCAAGTGTAGCAAGTATGAGCAATTTTTATTCTGTTGTCCATTCTGATAATGACACCAGTAGGATCAGTTTGGAGAACCAGCagacttatggcgcttttccactacacagttccagcacgactcgcctcgactcgcctcgactcggtacggttccagaacagaccttttccattacaaaaaagtacctactcaacgtgggcggggtcgtcatagcacggctccacgaaactgccgtgacttcgttttatacgcgacacaaaacacataaacaatggaggacatggaggcagtggtgtacttgctgctgtatgaggctttctgtcacacacaaagcaagaaaattgagctgtatggttgtaacgctgttgccggtatttaaaaatgtcgggtttgattcttgtgtgggacggctcatgactcttccagaga
This Scomber scombrus chromosome 14, fScoSco1.1, whole genome shotgun sequence DNA region includes the following protein-coding sequences:
- the LOC133993975 gene encoding Golgi SNAP receptor complex member 1-like isoform X2; translated protein: MSTTNMAASSNYWEDLRKQARQLENELDLKLVSFSKLCTSYSSSNRDQRTRSDSVGSSHDNMLVAMTTELEQLLTNLTAVNDKMAEYTNTPGASSHNAALMHTLQRHRDILQDYTHEFHKTKSNFFSLREREDLLGSVHRDIESYKSGSGVNNRRTELFLKEHEHLRSSDRLIDNAISIAMATKENITFQRGMLKSIQTRVTTLANRFPAINNLVQKINLRKRRDSLILGGVIGVCTILLLLYTFH
- the LOC133993975 gene encoding Golgi SNAP receptor complex member 1-like isoform X1; protein product: MAASSNYWEDLRKQARQLENELDLKLVSFSKLCTSYSSSNRDQRTRSDSVGSSHDNMLVAMTTELEQLLTNLTAVNDKMAEYTNTPGASSHNAALMHTLQRHRDILQDYTHEFHKTKSNFFSLREREDLLGSVHRDIESYKSGSGVNNRRTELFLKEHEHLRSSDRLIDNAISIAMATKENITFQRGMLKSIQTRVTTLANSPPPLRSFPRHQQSCPENQFAQEAGLVNSRWGDWRLHHTPVALHFPLNR